Below is a window of Bos javanicus breed banteng chromosome 6, ARS-OSU_banteng_1.0, whole genome shotgun sequence DNA.
ccagctttacaaaaaatgttaaagggatttatatagccaagaaatacaaaagaaggaaaaagatctacaaaatcaatcccaaacaattaagaaaatggcaataggaacatcagttgagttcagtagctcagtcatgtccaactttttgcaaccgcatggactgcagcatgccaggattccctgtccatcaccaactcccagagcctactcaaactcatgtccattgagtcagtgatgccatccaaccatttcatcctctgttgtccccttctcctcacatcttcaatctttcccagcatcagggtctcttcaaatgactcagtacttcacatcaggtggccaaagtattggagtttcagcttcaccatcagtccttccaatgaatagtcaggattgatctcctttacgatggactggttggatctccttgcagtccaagggaatctcaagagtcttctccaacaccatagttgaaaagcatcaatttttcggtgctcagctttttttatagtccacctctcacacccatacatgactactggaaaaaaccatagctttaagtagatggacttttgctggcaaagtaatgtctctgctttttaatatgctatctaggttggtcatcacttttcttccaagaagcaagtgtcttttaatttcatggctgcagtcaccatctgcagtgattttggagcccagaaaattaaagtccgacactgtttccattgtttccccatctatctgccatgaaatgatgggaccagatgccatgatcttagttttctgaatgttgagctttaagctaactttttcactctcctctttcactttcatcaagaggctttttagttcttcttcactttctgccataagggtggtcgtttgcatatctgaagttattgatatttctcctagcaatcttgattccagtttgtgcttcatccagcccagcgtttctcattatgtactctgcatataagttcaataaacagggtgacaatatacagccttgatgtactcctttccctatttggaaccagtctattgttccatgtccagttctaactattgcttcctgacctgcatacaggtttctcaagaggcaggtcaggtggtatggtattcccatctctttaagaattttccacaatttgttgggatccacacagtccaagtctttggcatagccaagaaagcataagtagatgtttttctggaactcttttcctttttccatgatccaatggatgttggcaatttgatctctggttcctctgccttttctaaatctggcttgaataactggaagttcatggttcatgtactggtgaagcctagcttagagaattttaagcattgctttgctagtgtgagaattgagtgcaattgtgtgggagtttgagcattctttggcattgcctttctttgggattggaatgaaaactgaccttttccagccctgtggccactgctgagttttccaaatttgctggcatactgagggcagcactttcacagtatcatcttttaggatttaaaatagctcaactggaattctatcacctccactagctttgttcgtagagatacttcttaaggcccacttgacttcacattccagggtgtctggctctaggtaagtgatcacaccatcgttgttatctgagtcatgaagatcttttttatataatgcttctgtgtattcttgccacctcttcttaataacttctgcttctgttgggtccataccatttctgtcctttactgtgcccaactttgcatgaaatgtttccttggtatctctaattttcttgaagagatctctagtctttcccattctactgttttcctctattttgtgcaatgatcactgaggaagactttcttatctctccttgatattctttggaactctgcattcaaatggatatatctttccttttctcctttgcctttagtttctcttcttttcacagctatttgtaaggcctccaattactctaaaatgtaaatggattaaattctccaaccaaaagacacagactggttgaatggatacaaaaagaaagtgaaagtgaaatcactcagtcatgtctgactcttagcgaccccatggactgcagcctaccaggctcctccgcccatggaattttccaggcaagagtactggagtggggtgccattgccttctccaagaagaggACTACACCAGCTCAAACTACCTGGATGCCCAAACTCACCTCAAGACTGCAGTGAATGTAATACAGGAAACGTTTCAGATCTCCCTAGTTCTCTACCTGGTAGTTCCATGGCTTGTTACTGAGCATCTCAATACACTGGAACCCAGAAGTTTCACACTTTCCTGTAAATGCAGTTCCTTTAGGAAAAAGTTTCATGTCTATACTCTGATCCAGGTCAGTCAAGACCAAGCTGGCAGATAAGTCATCATCTTTGTTGTCTTGTTCCAAAAATCTGTTTCTGAGTATGAAATTGTCTGGCTTGATGTTTCCGTGGATGATTTTGCAGTCATGGACTTGCTGGATCATGCAGAGCATTCTGATAGCAAAAGCGAGGACTAGTGCCTGAGGCATCACTTTTTCAGGGATATTTTTATAGAGATTAATGGCATTTAATAATGTGCCATAACTGTAGAGGTCTCCTACTAGCACGCTGCCATTCTGGAACAGGTGGGCCAAATAAAATTTGATAAACATGTGTTGCATActtggcttcagtctttccatcAGCTGGGTCCCAATGTAGAATTCCCAGAGGTTGGGAGCCTTCTGGACCTTCAAAGCAAATTTCTccttatttttgctgttgttcacaTCTCCATGGGTAACTTCATAGACTTGGGTGAAAGCCGCTTCTCCAATAAAGTGATCAATGTAGACCAGCAAAGAACCTAATTGGAATTCAGTCTTGGGCTTGATGGCTGGAAGCTTACATGCCCATTCATAAGTATTTGGATAGGAACTCACTGGTTTAGAAAGCCCGGATAAAAGTTTGAGAATCAACTCCTCATCCCAGGGGTTCTCAACAGTGAAGTTTGGAGCGTCAACATTCCCAAGCAAGCCAGCCTGCATCAGTTCAGCCTGGAGCCCAGCGCTGGCTTCTCCCGGATCCTCTGCAGTGGCAAAGTCGGGGTCTGTGACTTTACAGGCCTTGAGACCCTGCTCTGCCTCGCTTGTCAGCACAGCTGCAGCAGGCTGGCCCAGACAGAGCAAAGATGGCCCAAAGGGCCATCTGCGGGGCACACTGGGTCTGGGCTTGTCTCTTCAACTAGACTGAACTTTCTCTCTTTCAAGGGTTCCACCTTGTTTCTTTCACAAGAATCCAAAGCCACATGGGTGTGCTGGTTTGCTACCATATTTTCTTGCACCCACtggaagataaagaaaatatgcacCCACTGGATACAAAaagaagacccatatatatgttgtctacaggaaacccacttcagacctaaagacacatacagatgtaagtggatggaaaaatatattccatgcaaatgggaagcaaaagaaatctggagtagcaatcctcatatcagataaaatagaccttaaataaagaagattacaagaggtaaggaaggatgctgctgctgctgctaagtcccttcagtcgtgtccaaagtAAAGTCTtggagtcttgtccgactcttagcgaccccatggactgcggcctaccaggctcctccgtccataggattttccaggcaagagtgctggagtggggtgccattgccttctccagtaaggaaggatactacataatgatcagggATCaacccaagaggaagacatagcaactgtaaatatctatgcacccaaaatagaagcacctcaatacataagacaaacactaacagacataaaaggagaaactaacagtaacacaatagtaATAGGAGACTTAAAcaacccactcacaccaatggacagatcatcaaaacagaaaattaataaggaaacacaagtcttaaataacacattagatgagatggaccTCATTgctatcttcaggacattccatccagatgcagaagaatacaccttcttctcaagtgcacatggaacattctccaggatataccacatcttgggtcacaaatcaaacctcagtaaatttaagaaaattgaaaattgtatcaagcatcttctctgaacacagcactatgagactagatatcaattataagaaaaaaactgtaagaaatacaaacacatggagattaaacaataggTTTCTAagtaaccaacaggttactgaagaaatcaaaagggaaatcaaaaaatttctagaaacaaatgacaaagaaaacacGACAatgcaaaacctatgggatgcagcaaaagcagttctaagagggaagtttatagcaatacagtcctacctcaagaaacaaagacAGTATTCAGATGCAAACAAGTCTGATTTTAACATGCCACTGCTCTCTCCACTATTACAAATTGCATCATTCATttgtctaataaatatttatcaagtgtttATTATGTACCCGGCTGCAAGGTCTCTATAGAAAAGACAATGTCCTCACTTCCGTGACACTCACTTTCTAGACAGGAGAACACACAACGTGCAAGTAAATAGTACATAAGCAAGGTCACTGGAAGTGGCAGTTGGAACTGAGAAGAAAGCATGCAGTGTGATGTGGTGAAAAGTGATGGAAAGCACTTCCTTGGCACTAGAGCATTCCAGAAAAGTTCtctctgaaaataaaacatttaagtcAAGTCTTAAAGATGGAAAAGAAACCACTGAGGCAAACATCTAGGGACCAAGGATTTCAGATGgatggaaaagcaaaaacaaagcctcTGACATGTTTGAGGAGAATAGGAAGGAATCCAAAGTGCAGGAACTGGTACCAGATGAGATGAACAGAAACCAATTATTTTACggttttttcaaatttaaaatgtaacaagtttttaaaaagattttgtagACCATGGTAATAAGTTTGTATTTTACTCAAGATTCAATGAAAAGTCAGTAAGGATGCTAAATAGACCAGGACATTATCTGAATTACATAGAAAATGATCTAGAAAATGAGCTGAAGGAGAATCAGCATGGAAGCAGGGGATTAATGAAAAAGCCATCACAGCCATCCATGTCATGGTACCCAGGAACAGGAAGCAGAGGGTAAGAGGCAAGAGATTAGTTTGGAGTTTACTGCAGCAATTCATGCTAGAGATCATCCTGTCTTAGACTAGGTCAGTggttcttcagatcagatcagatcagatcagtcgctcagtcatgtccgactctttgcaaccccatgaatcgcaacacaccaggcctccctgtccatcaccaactcccggagttcatagagactcacgttcatcgagtcagtgatgtcatccagccatctcatcctctgttgtccccttctcctcctgcccccaattcctcccagcatcagagtcttttccaatgagtcaactcttcgcatgaggtggccaaagtacgggactttcagctttagcatcattccttccaaagaaatgccagggctgatctccttcagaatggactggttggatctccttgcagaccaagggactctcaaaagtcttctccaacaccacagttccaaagcatcaattcttcggcgctcagctttcttcacagtccaactctcacatccatacatgaccacaggaaaaaccatagccttgactagacagacctttgttgtcaaagtaatgtctctgcttttgaatatgctctctaggttggtcataaccttgcttccaaggagtaagcgtcttttaatttcatggctgcagtcaccatctgtagtgattttggagcccagaaaaataaagtctgacagtgtttccactgtttctccatctatttcccatgaagtgatgggaccggatgccatgatcttcgttttctgaatgttgagctttaagccaactttttcactctccactttcactttcatcaagaggcttctgagttttcttcactttctgccctaagggtggtgtcatctgcatatctgaggttactgatatttctcccagcaatcttgattccagcctgtgtttcttccagtccagcgtttctcatgatgtactctgcatataagttaaataaacagggtgacaatatacagccttgacgtactccttttcctatttggaaccagtctgttgttccatgtccagttctaactgttgcttcctgacatgcatacaaatttctcaagaggcagatcaggtggtctggtattcccatctctttcagaattttccacagtttattgtgatccacatagtcaaaggctttggcatagtcaataaagcagaaataaatgcttttctggaactctcttgctttttccatgatacagtggatgttagcaatttgatctctggttcctctgccttttctaaaaccagcttgaacatcaggaagttcacggttcacatattgctgaagcctggcttggagaattttgagcattactttactagtatgtgagatgagtgcaattgtgcagtagtttgagcattctttggcattgcctttctttgggattggaatgaaaactgaccttttccagtcctgtggccactgctgacttttccaaatttgctggcatattgagtgcagcactttcacagcatcatctttcaggatttggaatagttcgactggaattccatcacctccactagctttgttcatagtgatgctttctaaggcccacttgacttcacattccaggatgtctggctctgggtcagtgatcacaccatggtgattatctgggtcgtaaagatcttttttgtacagttcttctgtgtattcttgccacctcttcttaatatcttctgcttctgttaggtccataccatttctgtcctttatcgagctcatctttgcatgaaatgttcctttggtatctctgattttcttgaagagatctctagtctttcccattctgttgttttcctctatttctttgcattgatcgctgaggaaggctttcttatctcttcttgctattctttggaactctgcattcagatgcttatatctttccttttctcctttgcttttcgtttctctccttttcacagcaatttgtaaggcctccccagacagccattttgcttttttgcatttcttttctatgggaatggtcttgatccctgtctcctgtacaatgtcacgaacctcattccatagttcatcaggcactctatctatcagatctaggcccttaaatctatttctcacttccactgtataatcataatggatttgatttaggtcatacctgaatggtctagtggttttccctactttcttcaatttcagtctgaatttggcaataaggagttcatggtctgagccacagtcagctcctggtcttgtttttgctgactgtatacagcttctccatctttggctgcaaagaatataatcaatctgatttcagtgttgaccatctggtgatgtccatgtatagagtcttctcttgtgttgttggaagagggtgtttgttatgaccagtgcattttcttgtcaaaactctattagtctttgcctgcttcattccatattccaaggccaaatttgcctgttttgacttcctacttttgcattccagtcccctataatgaaaagaacatcttttttgggtgttagttctaaaaggtcttgtaggtcttcatagaaccattcaacttcagcttcttcagcattactggttggggcatagacttggattactgtgatattgaatggtttgccttggaaacgaacagagattattctgtcactttgagattgcatccaagtactgcatttcgaactcttttgttgaccatgatggccactccatttcttctgagggattcctgcccacagtagtagatataatggttatctgagttaaattcacccattccagtccatttcagttcactgattcctagaatgtcaacattcactctttttttttttttatcttcttcttggattgatcctttgatcattatatagtgtccttcttcatcttttttcacagcctttatttaaaagtctatttttttttgatatgagtattgctactcctgctttcttttggtcttcatttgcatgaaatatcttttttccagcccttcactttcagtctgtatgtgtcccttggtttgaggtgggtctcttgtagacagcatatataggggttttgtttttgtatccattcagccagtctttgtcttttggtttggacattcaacccatttacttttaaggtaattatcgatTAGTGTGATCCTGTTGCCACTTACtctgttgttttgggttcaagtttataaacctttactgtgtttcctgtctagagaagatatCTTAGCATTtgctgaagagctggtttggtggcactgaattctctcagcttttgcttgtctgtaaaacgtttcatttctccttcatatttgaatgagactGGGTGTAATAATctgggttgtagatttttctctttcattactttaactggtcctgccattcccttctggcctgaagagtttctattggaagatcagctgttatccttatgggaatccccttgtgtgttatttgttgcttttcccttgctgcttttaatatttgttctttgggtTTGATCTTCATTAGTTTGATTAACACATGTCTTGGGctattttgccttgggtttatcctgtttgggactctctggcttTCTTGGACTTCTCCAAGAATTCCTTTCCATTTTAGGTAAGTTttaaactattatctcctcaagtattttctcataccctttctgtcttcttcttctgggactcctatgattcgaatgttggggcatttaacgttgtcccagaggtctctgaggttcaacattcactcttgccatctcttgtttgactacttccaatttgccttgattcatggacctgacattccaggttcctatgcaatattgcgctttacagcatcggaccttgcttctattaccagtcacatccacagctgggtattgtttttgctttggctccatcccttcattctttctggagttatttctccactgatctccagtagcatattgggcagctactgacctggggagtttctctttcagtatcctatcattttgccttttcatactgttcatggggttctcaaggcaagaatactgaagtgggcacaggcgggcctagaggagctatcccacgttgaaggtcaggaagggcggcagtaaggagatacccctcgtccaaggtaaggagcaatggctgcgctttgctggaacagctgtgaagagataccccacgtccaaggtaagagaaacccaagtaagacggtaggtgttgcaagagggcatcagagggcaaacacactgaaaccatactcacagaaaactagtcagtctaatcacactaggaccacagccttgtctaactctgaaactaagccatgcccatggggcaacccaagacgggcgggtcatggtggagagatatGACAGaacgtagtccactggagaagggaatggcaaaccacttcagtattcttgccttgagaaccccatgaacagtggtTCTTCACTGGGTACAAAGTTGCATCCATCAGGAGACATGGAGcacatctggagacattttttttttttttttttgtcaaaactGGAGAGACAATATTGACATCTAGTGGGCAGAGACCAAGGATGCTGCTAGACATGCTACAATACAGAAGATTGTGTCACTGAAAAAAATAGACATCTGGTCCATAATGTCAATGGTACCAAGGCTAAAAGACCCACAAAATTggaggaaaataacaaaattggAGAAAGAGAAGTTTGAGATATATTTTAGTAAGTATAGACAGGATGCACCAAAAAGGgttaaataaagtataaaatctCAATGTTTGATCTGTATAACTGGGAGGGCAAAGGTGCCAATTACCAAGATAATGAAGACCTGAGGAAAAATGAGATTGAGAGGAGTTTAATCAAGTATTCAGTTTGAAGTACACTGTGCTCAAGATGACTATTATTCAGACTGAGACCCCAAGTAGTTTAATTGATATAGAGGTTGAACTCTATAGGAAAACTCTggacaaaaatacaaatatgagAGTTATAAGCATTTGAAATTTTACTTAAAGACATGGAATTGAATGAGATCATATAGGGAGATAGGTGGGAAAGGAGCtgaaaagggaagggaagacaATG
It encodes the following:
- the LOC133249172 gene encoding mitotic checkpoint serine/threonine-protein kinase BUB1-like, producing MRIDNTKYTVMPKANILKFGWRWRSLYKRLQRSSTTGVKLGGDSFRAKDKPRPSVPRRWPFGPSLLCLGQPAAAVLTSEAEQGLKACKVTDPDFATAEDPGEASAGLQAELMQAGLLGNVDAPNFTVENPWDEELILKLLSGLSKPVSSYPNTYEWACKLPAIKPKTEFQLGSLLVYIDHFIGEAAFTQVYEVTHGDVNNSKNKEKFALKVQKAPNLWEFYIGTQLMERLKPSMQHMFIKFYLAHLFQNGSVLVGDLYSYGTLLNAINLYKNIPEKVMPQALVLAFAIRMLCMIQQVHDCKIIHGNIKPDNFILRNRFLEQDNKDDDLSASLVLTDLDQSIDMKLFPKGTAFTGKCETSGFQCIEMLSNKPWNYQVEN